The following are encoded together in the Terriglobales bacterium genome:
- a CDS encoding MXAN_5187 C-terminal domain-containing protein, producing the protein MVYSASSRGSSAAAAIRGRGVTIDEELNVLEEQVRRLKIEYDVFFGGGSKKPPSDTEWRVQSLIRKFSDSSKLTFPQRFRYNSIVQRYALFSDLWRQKLKIKEEGYRRPQDAALGIQGMRTGEEKEAARAMGAAADAGAQPFRISCSDADADADRVRSLFDAMIAARRQAGDANASGAAFDSFKAFVKKKTEQIRKDYGCSSVEYSVEIESGQVRLKARAKI; encoded by the coding sequence GTGGTATATTCCGCTTCTTCTCGCGGCAGCAGCGCTGCCGCCGCCATCAGGGGCCGCGGCGTGACCATTGACGAAGAACTGAACGTCCTGGAAGAGCAGGTCCGGCGCCTCAAGATCGAGTACGACGTCTTCTTCGGCGGCGGCTCCAAGAAGCCGCCCAGCGACACCGAGTGGCGCGTGCAGTCGCTCATCAGGAAGTTCAGCGACAGCAGCAAGCTCACCTTTCCGCAGCGCTTCCGCTACAACAGCATCGTGCAGCGCTACGCGCTGTTCAGCGACCTGTGGCGGCAGAAGCTGAAGATCAAGGAAGAAGGCTATCGCCGTCCGCAGGACGCCGCGCTCGGCATCCAGGGCATGCGCACCGGCGAGGAAAAGGAAGCGGCGCGCGCCATGGGCGCTGCCGCCGACGCCGGCGCGCAGCCCTTCAGGATCTCCTGCTCCGATGCCGACGCCGACGCCGACCGCGTGCGCTCGCTCTTTGACGCCATGATCGCGGCGCGCAGGCAGGCCGGCGACGCCAACGCCTCCGGCGCCGCCTTCGACTCGTTCAAGGCCTTCGTCAAGAAGAAGACCGAGCAGATCCGCAAAGACTATGGATGCAGCAGCGTCGAGTACTCGGTCGAAATCGAGAGCGGACAAGTGCGCCTGAAGGCGAGGGCCAAAATCTAG
- a CDS encoding response regulator transcription factor: MKAKEKEQNKKDHGQAPGGNAEPQAGLHNGEGEREKINIVIADDHAVLRESLVALLNTQPDFLVVGSASSGTEALSLVQQHRPQVLVLDLFMPEGDGFDVLRTLDQAGNRVAAVVLTGSESQTDYVQTVRLGARGLVLKSDGPEKLFAAIRSVAGGELAFSDEVAHRVLTAMVEDTRTETRSLARLSDRERQISFLVARGLKNRDIATELQISENTVKRHLQSIFSKTGARDRLELAVMALSEATKAA; this comes from the coding sequence ATGAAAGCGAAAGAGAAGGAGCAGAACAAGAAGGACCACGGCCAGGCGCCGGGCGGCAACGCCGAACCGCAAGCCGGACTGCACAACGGCGAGGGTGAGCGCGAAAAGATCAACATCGTGATCGCCGACGATCATGCCGTGCTGCGTGAGTCGCTGGTGGCGCTGCTCAACACGCAGCCCGATTTCCTCGTGGTGGGCTCGGCATCGAGCGGAACCGAAGCCCTGTCGCTGGTGCAGCAGCACCGTCCCCAGGTGCTGGTGCTCGACCTGTTCATGCCCGAAGGCGACGGCTTCGATGTGCTGCGTACCCTCGACCAGGCCGGCAATCGCGTCGCCGCCGTGGTGCTCACCGGCTCGGAGAGCCAGACCGACTACGTGCAGACGGTGCGGTTGGGCGCGCGCGGCCTGGTGCTGAAGAGCGACGGGCCGGAGAAACTGTTTGCCGCCATCCGCAGCGTGGCCGGGGGCGAGCTGGCCTTCTCCGATGAGGTTGCGCACCGCGTGCTCACCGCCATGGTGGAAGACACGCGCACCGAAACGCGCTCGCTCGCCCGCCTGAGCGACCGCGAGCGGCAGATTTCCTTCCTCGTAGCCCGCGGGCTGAAGAACCGCGACATCGCCACCGAATTGCAAATCAGCGAGAACACGGTGAAGCGCCATTTGCAGAGCATCTTTTCCAAGACCGGCGCGCGCGATCGCCTGGAGCTGGCAGTGATGGCGCTGAGCGAGGCGACGAAGGCGGCATAA
- the larE gene encoding ATP-dependent sacrificial sulfur transferase LarE, translated as MPDRLAQLDAHLRGLGRLIVAYSGGVDSAFLAWAAHRALGNDMLAVIADSPSLARTQLADGLAFAAEQHIPVEVVNTAELDNPEYARNDAQRCFHCKDELFNVLEDLRRERGFDAVAYGVNRDDQGDFRPGQRAAREHNIAAPLLDCALGKSDIRELAKQAGLRVWDKPASACLASRIEYGRAVTPEALSAVERGEDALRELGFRQFRVRHHGAIVRIEIAPDELPRALTPAMAARLTAIFKPLGFTYVTLDLEGFRSGSMNALLSAESLAKSGS; from the coding sequence ATGCCGGATCGCCTCGCCCAACTCGACGCCCATCTTCGCGGGCTCGGTCGCCTCATCGTTGCCTACTCCGGCGGTGTCGACTCGGCGTTTCTCGCCTGGGCGGCGCATCGCGCGCTGGGCAACGATATGCTCGCGGTCATCGCCGATTCGCCTTCGCTGGCCCGCACGCAGTTGGCCGACGGGCTCGCTTTCGCCGCCGAGCAGCACATCCCGGTCGAAGTGGTGAACACCGCCGAGCTCGACAATCCCGAGTACGCGCGCAACGATGCGCAGCGCTGCTTCCACTGCAAGGACGAGCTCTTCAACGTGCTCGAGGACCTTCGCCGCGAGCGCGGATTCGACGCCGTTGCCTACGGCGTGAACCGCGACGACCAGGGTGACTTTCGTCCCGGCCAGCGTGCCGCCCGCGAGCACAATATTGCCGCGCCGCTGCTCGATTGCGCCTTGGGCAAGAGCGACATCCGCGAACTGGCAAAGCAAGCCGGCCTGCGCGTCTGGGACAAGCCCGCCTCAGCGTGCCTCGCTTCGCGCATCGAGTACGGACGCGCCGTCACACCCGAAGCGCTCTCGGCGGTGGAACGCGGTGAAGACGCGCTGCGCGAACTCGGCTTCCGCCAGTTCCGCGTGCGGCATCACGGCGCCATCGTGCGCATCGAGATCGCGCCCGACGAGCTTCCCCGCGCGCTCACGCCCGCCATGGCCGCGCGCCTCACCGCCATCTTCAAGCCGCTCGGCTTCACTTACGTCACGCTGGATCTGGAAGGCTTCCGCTCCGGCTCGATGAACGCGCTGCTCAGCGCGGAATCGCTGGCCAAATCGGGTAGCTGA
- a CDS encoding sensor domain-containing diguanylate cyclase — translation MSEPEFRGLEDPESLRQLVRRLKEGIYVTTERGRILDANPAFLEILGVASLADLRQYSAADLLVDPEERERQVRLLREYGSLRDYELKIRRPDGQVRTVIDAAYAVKAPNGETLYYGILVDITERKRLEEQLVEQSIRDPLTGCFNRRYLGEFESHMLRQHRDWGCIVLDVDRFKEYNDRFGHQIGDQVLRRVSRFLMRQTRADEGVVRFGGDEFVVLLAGADAASTERPADRLKQLGAREVPVSFSLGWAAREGGESLERTIHRADKALLAVRSQERSRTEERRSR, via the coding sequence TTGTCCGAGCCCGAGTTTCGCGGTCTGGAGGACCCCGAGAGCCTGCGCCAGCTGGTACGTCGCCTGAAAGAGGGCATCTACGTCACCACTGAACGCGGGCGCATCCTCGACGCCAATCCCGCATTTCTGGAAATTCTCGGCGTCGCTTCCCTCGCCGATCTTCGCCAGTATAGCGCCGCCGACCTGCTCGTCGACCCGGAAGAGCGCGAGCGCCAGGTGCGGCTGCTGCGCGAGTACGGCTCGCTGCGCGATTACGAACTCAAGATCCGCCGCCCCGACGGCCAGGTCCGCACCGTGATCGATGCCGCCTACGCCGTCAAAGCGCCCAACGGCGAGACGCTGTACTACGGCATTCTGGTCGACATCACCGAGCGCAAGCGCCTTGAAGAACAGCTGGTCGAGCAGAGCATCCGCGATCCGCTTACCGGCTGCTTCAACCGCCGCTACCTGGGCGAATTCGAAAGCCACATGCTGCGCCAGCACCGCGACTGGGGCTGCATCGTGCTCGACGTGGACCGCTTCAAGGAATACAACGACCGCTTCGGCCACCAGATCGGCGACCAGGTGCTGCGTCGCGTGAGCCGCTTCCTCATGCGCCAGACGCGCGCCGACGAAGGCGTGGTCCGCTTCGGCGGCGATGAGTTTGTCGTGCTCCTCGCTGGCGCCGACGCGGCCAGCACCGAGCGCCCCGCCGACCGCCTGAAGCAACTTGGCGCGCGCGAGGTCCCGGTGTCGTTTTCGCTCGGATGGGCCGCGCGGGAAGGCGGCGAGTCGCTGGAGCGCACCATCCATCGCGCCGACAAGGCCCTGCTCGCCGTGCGCTCCCAAGAGCGCTCCCGCACCGAAGAACGCCGCAGCCGATAA
- a CDS encoding OmpA family protein, whose product MKNRTLLALLLIAGLAVTAVAQQQTPSSRPAPAAQSAPPQTDQTPPSSAPSDPNTSQAAKDQASQQPSNLASGKQPLAYEDHQGFWGKINPFARKKYVQRQLTPVRDRVNELDELTAANSKMIRDVDARASEGIRLAASKASEADQHAIDAGNRAQMAHQTAQQANERLAGVEQVVGTLDQYKAATQVELIFRPGQLALSQKAKGALDELAASLKAKRGYIVEVQGFSSGRGAEAIQNSQKMADAVVRYLVLNHEVPVYRIYTLGMGNAPVPASSDTGKTRRTRGGRVEVSLMTNALADMSQSAQNTAPATMGSTSGSSTEPAASGSSSMPQSDNPPAAPAVTTQPSAPQAPATTQPGQQQTPPPTPPKM is encoded by the coding sequence ATGAAGAACCGCACGTTACTCGCGCTACTGCTGATCGCCGGGCTGGCTGTTACGGCCGTGGCGCAACAGCAGACGCCCTCATCGCGGCCGGCGCCCGCGGCGCAAAGCGCGCCGCCGCAGACCGATCAGACGCCGCCGTCCAGCGCGCCCAGCGACCCGAACACGAGCCAGGCAGCCAAGGACCAGGCCAGCCAGCAGCCTTCCAACCTGGCGAGCGGCAAGCAACCGCTGGCCTATGAAGACCACCAGGGCTTCTGGGGCAAGATCAACCCGTTCGCGCGGAAGAAGTATGTGCAGCGGCAGCTGACGCCGGTGCGCGATCGCGTCAACGAACTCGATGAACTCACCGCCGCCAATTCGAAGATGATCCGCGACGTGGATGCGCGCGCCAGCGAGGGCATCCGGCTGGCGGCGTCGAAGGCCAGTGAGGCCGACCAGCACGCCATTGACGCAGGCAACCGCGCCCAGATGGCGCACCAGACCGCGCAACAGGCCAACGAGCGGCTTGCGGGCGTGGAGCAGGTGGTGGGAACGCTGGACCAGTACAAGGCGGCCACGCAGGTGGAGTTGATCTTCCGTCCGGGCCAGCTGGCGCTCAGCCAGAAGGCGAAGGGAGCGCTCGACGAGCTGGCTGCCTCGCTGAAGGCCAAGCGCGGCTACATCGTCGAGGTACAGGGCTTCTCCAGCGGACGCGGCGCCGAGGCGATCCAGAATTCGCAGAAGATGGCCGACGCGGTGGTGCGTTACCTGGTGCTGAATCACGAGGTGCCGGTGTACCGCATCTACACGCTGGGCATGGGCAACGCGCCGGTGCCGGCGTCGAGCGATACCGGCAAGACGCGGCGCACCCGCGGTGGCCGGGTGGAAGTCAGCCTGATGACCAACGCGCTGGCCGACATGAGCCAGTCGGCGCAGAACACCGCGCCGGCAACCATGGGCAGCACGTCGGGCAGTTCGACGGAACCGGCGGCGAGCGGCAGCTCGAGCATGCCGCAGTCGGACAACCCACCGGCAGCGCCCGCGGTGACCACGCAACCGTCGGCTCCGCAGGCGCCCGCCACCACGCAGCCTGGGCAGCAGCAGACGCCGCCGCCCACGCCGCCGAAGATGTAA
- the ruvB gene encoding Holliday junction branch migration DNA helicase RuvB, with translation MVSAAAVDDDASFELKLRPRRLQEFIGQSKVKENLGVAIAAARQRGEPLDHVLLYGPPGLGKTTLATIIANEMGAAFQQTSGPTLQIKGDLTAILTNIRERQVLFIDEIHRLQPALEELLYSALEDYRLDIMIGQGPAARTHTLEVRPFTFVGATTRAGLLSAPLRSRFGIVLRLEFYTTEDLRVIVERSAEILGVAIDAGGATEIAARSRGTPRIANRLLRRVRDYAQIKGTSGGRIDQATARAALEMLEVDQHGFDEVDRRLLLTIIEKYQGGPVGVNTLAAALAEEAEAIEEIYEPFLIQIGFLDRTPRGRVATQLAYQHFGLTQKRKQNSLF, from the coding sequence ATGGTGTCGGCAGCGGCGGTGGACGACGATGCGTCGTTTGAGCTGAAGCTGCGGCCCAGGCGCTTGCAGGAGTTCATCGGCCAGAGCAAGGTCAAGGAGAACCTGGGGGTGGCGATTGCGGCGGCGCGGCAGCGCGGCGAGCCGCTCGACCACGTGCTGCTCTACGGGCCGCCCGGCCTGGGCAAGACGACGCTGGCCACCATCATCGCCAACGAAATGGGCGCGGCGTTCCAGCAGACGTCAGGGCCGACGCTGCAAATCAAGGGCGACCTGACGGCCATCCTCACCAACATCCGCGAACGGCAGGTGCTGTTCATTGACGAGATTCACCGGCTGCAGCCGGCGCTGGAGGAATTGCTCTACTCGGCGCTGGAGGACTACCGGCTCGACATCATGATCGGGCAGGGGCCGGCGGCGCGCACGCACACGCTCGAAGTGAGACCGTTCACCTTCGTGGGCGCGACCACGCGCGCCGGGCTGCTCTCGGCGCCGCTGCGTTCGCGATTCGGGATCGTGCTGCGGCTGGAGTTCTATACGACCGAAGACCTGCGCGTGATCGTGGAGCGTTCGGCCGAGATTCTCGGCGTTGCTATTGATGCGGGAGGCGCCACCGAGATTGCGGCACGGTCGCGCGGCACGCCGCGCATCGCCAACCGGCTGCTGCGCCGCGTGCGCGACTACGCCCAGATCAAGGGCACATCCGGCGGACGCATTGACCAGGCCACAGCGCGCGCGGCCCTGGAGATGCTGGAAGTGGACCAGCACGGTTTTGATGAAGTCGATCGCCGGCTGCTGCTGACCATCATCGAGAAGTATCAGGGCGGGCCGGTGGGCGTGAACACGCTGGCAGCCGCCCTGGCGGAAGAGGCCGAGGCAATCGAAGAAATCTACGAACCGTTCCTCATCCAGATTGGCTTCCTCGACCGCACACCGCGCGGGCGCGTGGCCACGCAGTTGGCCTATCAGCACTTCGGGCTGACGCAGAAGCGGAAACAGAACAGTTTGTTCTGA
- a CDS encoding redoxin family protein gives MFGYKPYNYAAFTREQGLENLRAGFRDAPEPGERAPDFTLRTLDGDPFRLSDFRGNKNLVLSFGSATCPMTAASIRSLNRLAKRYASDDVEFALIYVREAHPGDQLPAHRTPAQKAAAAECLRDEEDVHIPIAIDDVRGTVHRRWGKLANPAFVIDKSGRVAYRMLWAQGRPLAAALDELLRLQQRAAEGDGRHESVVVRGGEDTSTPYTGAAVFMWRALERGGRRSIENFQEAVGIPGRLTLMGSRVVEPIVLNPGNAAAGALLAGGVITAALMGGSRLRRERLKRRLPYEIEQRRRPSRDDTDDYEAVGI, from the coding sequence ATGTTTGGCTACAAGCCCTACAACTACGCCGCCTTCACCCGCGAGCAGGGGCTGGAGAACCTCAGGGCCGGTTTCCGTGACGCCCCGGAACCGGGCGAACGCGCACCCGACTTCACCCTGCGCACGCTCGATGGTGACCCTTTCCGCCTGAGCGACTTTCGCGGCAACAAGAACCTGGTCCTGAGCTTTGGTTCCGCGACGTGTCCCATGACCGCCGCCTCCATTCGCAGCCTCAATCGCCTTGCCAAGCGCTACGCCAGCGATGACGTGGAGTTCGCGCTCATCTACGTTCGCGAGGCGCATCCTGGAGACCAGCTGCCGGCGCACCGCACGCCGGCGCAGAAGGCCGCCGCCGCCGAGTGTCTGCGCGACGAAGAAGATGTCCACATTCCCATCGCGATCGATGACGTGCGCGGCACCGTCCATCGCCGCTGGGGAAAGCTGGCGAACCCCGCGTTTGTCATCGACAAGTCCGGTCGCGTTGCCTACCGCATGCTGTGGGCGCAGGGACGCCCACTGGCAGCCGCGCTCGACGAGCTGCTGAGGTTGCAGCAGCGCGCGGCCGAAGGCGACGGCCGCCACGAGTCCGTCGTCGTGCGCGGCGGCGAAGACACATCCACGCCCTACACCGGCGCCGCCGTCTTCATGTGGCGCGCCCTGGAGCGCGGCGGACGCCGCAGCATCGAAAACTTTCAGGAAGCCGTCGGCATTCCCGGCCGCCTCACGCTCATGGGCAGCCGCGTGGTCGAACCGATCGTGCTCAATCCGGGCAACGCCGCGGCCGGCGCGCTGCTTGCCGGCGGCGTGATCACGGCGGCGCTGATGGGCGGCAGCCGCTTGCGACGCGAGCGCCTAAAACGGCGCTTGCCATACGAAATCGAGCAGCGCCGCCGCCCGTCGCGCGACGATACGGACGATTACGAAGCTGTGGGAATCTGA